CTTCGGCGGCTCGCCGGTCAGCTTCTACCTTTACCTGGAGAACGTCGACGAGGCCTTCAGAGTCGCGGTCGCCGCCGGCGCCGAGGCCCGGATGCCGGTCCAGGAGATGTTCTGGGGGGACCGGGTAGGGACCGTGCAGGACCCCTTCGGCTACAGCTGGAGCCTCGCCACCCATACCAGGGATTTGACGCCGGAGGAAATCCGGCAGGGCGCGCAGGCCTTTTTCGCCCAGATGAAGAAGAAATAGGCCGTTTCGGCAAAGCAGCGAGTACTGTAATTGAGGCACGAAAGCCCGCAGCAGAGCGGGCTTTGCTTTTTTGGGGGACGCCGGAAGAGGTGGTATCGAGCCGGAAGTATCCGGCCAGGAGCGGCGAGGCCGGAAATATGGGAGTCCCGGCAACGCGGCAGGCTGCGAGTCAGCGCCTGCCGGTGCGTCAGTGGGGGATATTCGCGGCAGCCTGCTGCAGGGAGAAATAGAAGGCACTGCCTTTTCCCAGTGTGCTTTCGACCCAGATTCGGTCGCCGTGATTCTCCACGATGCGGCGCACCATCGTCAGGCCCAGGCCGGCGCCGCACGTTTTTCGGGTTTCGGGCCGGTCCACCCGGAAAGATTTTTCGAAGATGCTCTCCAGGCTCTCCTCCGGAATACCCAATCCTTCGTCCTGCACGGAGACCACCACGCGATCACCACTTCGCCATGCCGAAAGAAGCACCGCCCCCCCTTCGGGAGAATATTTCAGCGCATTGGCGACCAGATTGCGCAGGACAAGGTCGAGCTTCGGCCTGTCCCCCTGGACCGGCGGCAAGTCATCCGCGAGGGAGACCTGGAGATCATACTTCGGGGAGATGTTCCGGAATCGGGCGGCTGTCTGCAGGAGCAGATCGGGGACCTGAATGATCGAGAAGGTCATCCTCGACAGCCAGGTTCCAGCGTCCTCGTGGCAAACCATTTTCGCTATGTAATATTTTTTTCCAAATAAATGAAACACCCGCTTGCCAAGAGCCCCTCTTTGCGGTATACGAAATAATGTCTGGCGAAAAATCTCAAAAAATACTCTATGTGTTTGAGCGGGGATGATTGCTTCGGTTATTTCGGACGCAGCCCATTGGCAGGTCGGACAGGGTTGTTCGCTTTCCAGGGAGGGCCGGAACATGAATACGGAACAGGCAACCGGCTGCAGGCCGATCGCGCATGGACGTCTGATCACCCTGTCCCAGTGGGACGGTTCAGCCTTCCTGTCCCCTGGGCTGAGCAGTCTTCCGGCCGCGGAGAGCGAAGATGGAACGACCGTTACCGAGAGGCCTGGCAGCGAGGGGACGGCCCCGGCGACAGCCTGAGACAGCGGGTACCACAAACGGAGCAGGAGGAAATAACCCGGAGGTTTTTCAAGCGAACCTCCCCGGCGGATCAAGGAGGCTACTCATGGAAGGGAAAGGACTGGTGACGATTCTGATGTTCGGTTCTCTTTACAGCTTCCGGCAGGAGAGGGGACTTGCGCCGGCGCTGGAGTTGCCGCTGCCGCCGGGAGGGAAGCGGGCCCTGGACATCGCCGGGGAGCTTGGCCTCCCCCTCGACGCCATCGGCGCCATCTACTGCAATCATCGGCCCGCCGGCCTTCAGCGGCTGATCCATCCGGGGGACCGGATAGCCTTTGTGCCCAAAAGCATCCCCGGACCGCACAACGGCCCGCTGGGCTTCCCCATTCTCGATAGCGACGAAGCTCTGCGCCAGGTCGCCCGGGGGTAAGGCCGACCGCAGCGAAATCGGCCCCTGGGGCGCATGTATCGGGCTGGGGCTTTGTGACGGGGCAAGGGCGGTCGCTGCGCAGGGCCGGGCCTAATGCAGGGTCCTGAATTCTTCGGCGGTGAAAACCAGCACCCGCGTCGTTTTGCCATCAGGGTTGATCTGCAACTCGGTGATGTCCATCATCTTGTCCGAGAGCCACGCCTCGGTGACAATGGCCAGGAGAACTGCCTCAGGCTCATATTTCGGACCCGTCAGTCTGGCGTTCTTCAGGAATTCGACGACTCTCTCCCTGTTCGACCAAACCGGCAATGAAACCCCCCTGTCGTCAATTTCCTCGGCGTAGATGTTTTTGTAGATGCTTCTTGCCACCCATACCTGCCCGCTTGCTGCGACTTCGTCACGGAATATTTTCTCGCCAAGATATTCGATGCTCATCGCTTCTCAGCTTTCCGGCGGCCGATGGGGTCTGAGGTCCGGGCCGCCTCCCGAGGGGTGCCCTTTTGATTAAAATCTATCACAGGCTAATGGTTTCTGTCATGTTTTGCCCTCGGCAAAAGGGGACCGACCTGTTTTCTCGAAGATAGCACCCCGACGCCTTGCCCGCTGCGCGGGTTCCCTCCGCGAGGCGGCGAAGGGAGGCTCAGGGCAAGAGAAATGGGAGGGAAAGCGGGCGGGATTGCAGAATGGCGGGCTGGCTAGAACCGCGCCGCATCCTCCGGCCGGGAAAGGTTCAGCACCTCGGCCCTGGCCCCCTTCCGGTCGAGAAAGCGGGTGAGGATCTTGTAGCTGTCGAGGTCGAAGGGGAGCAGGTTCGGCTGCTTGAGCTGGCTGCGGACGGCCCGGCCGACGGTTTCGGCGGGCAGCTCGTCGCGGATTTTCTGGACGAACTCCCGGATGAGCCGGGCATCGCCGAGCGCCCGGTGGCGGTTCTGGGCGCCGAGGGCGTGCCGCTCGACGAGGGCGTCGAGGTTGTGCCGGCGGTGCTCGGGGAAGAGGGCGCGGGAGAGCTTGACGGTGCAGAGGGCCTTTTCCTGAAAGGCGATCCCCTGGCGGCGGAATTCGTTCTTCAGAAAGCCGTAGTCGAAGCGGGCGTTGTGGGCGACGAGGACCTTGCCGGCGAGCCGGTCGAACAGCTCTTCGGCGATCTGGTCGAAGGTGGGCGCCTCGGTCACCATGCCGTTGGCGATGCCGGTGAGCTGCTCGATAAAGGGGGAGAAGCTCTTCTCCGGATTGACCAGGGTCGACCATTCCCGGTCGGGCTGGCCGTCCGCCACCTCGCAGAGGCCGATTTCGATGATCCGGTCGTGCAGGGGATTGGTGCCGGTGGTTTCAAGGTCGAGGAACACGAGATTCTGCGGAAGCATCGGCTGAATGACTCAAGAGGGAATGGCGGAGGGGCGCTGGAGGCTTTCGCTAAGGATAAGGGAATCGGGTGGACCGGGTCAACCCCGCCTCCCCTTCGTCCTCCCGCCCGGAGTTGGGGATGCTGGCGAAATCCGTCAGGCATCGTATACTCATAATTAGAAAAAACAGCGAGCGGCCCCCAACCCAACGAATGAAAGGAGCACCTCATGCTCAGCAAAGCGATGGTCAAGCAGTTGAACGAACACGTCACGCTCGAATTCTACTCCTCCAATCTCTACCTGCAGATGAGCGCCTGGGCCGATCTCAAGGGGCTCGAAGGGTGCACCGCGTTTCTGCGGGCCCACGCCCAGGAGGAGATGGGACACATGCACAAGCTCTTCAACTATGTCAACGAAACCGGCGCCATGGCGGTC
This window of the Desulfuromonadales bacterium genome carries:
- a CDS encoding VOC family protein, with product MAKTTPEGFHSVTPMFMFKDARKAIDFYKRAFGAQELFVMPGPDGKGVMHAEIRIGNSIIMLGEEHPQEACKSAETFGGSPVSFYLYLENVDEAFRVAVAAGAEARMPVQEMFWGDRVGTVQDPFGYSWSLATHTRDLTPEEIRQGAQAFFAQMKKK
- a CDS encoding ATP-binding protein produces the protein MFRPSLESEQPCPTCQWAASEITEAIIPAQTHRVFFEIFRQTLFRIPQRGALGKRVFHLFGKKYYIAKMVCHEDAGTWLSRMTFSIIQVPDLLLQTAARFRNISPKYDLQVSLADDLPPVQGDRPKLDLVLRNLVANALKYSPEGGAVLLSAWRSGDRVVVSVQDEGLGIPEESLESIFEKSFRVDRPETRKTCGAGLGLTMVRRIVENHGDRIWVESTLGKGSAFYFSLQQAAANIPH
- a CDS encoding MoaD/ThiS family protein, whose translation is MEGKGLVTILMFGSLYSFRQERGLAPALELPLPPGGKRALDIAGELGLPLDAIGAIYCNHRPAGLQRLIHPGDRIAFVPKSIPGPHNGPLGFPILDSDEALRQVARG
- a CDS encoding 3'-5' exonuclease, with product MLPQNLVFLDLETTGTNPLHDRIIEIGLCEVADGQPDREWSTLVNPEKSFSPFIEQLTGIANGMVTEAPTFDQIAEELFDRLAGKVLVAHNARFDYGFLKNEFRRQGIAFQEKALCTVKLSRALFPEHRRHNLDALVERHALGAQNRHRALGDARLIREFVQKIRDELPAETVGRAVRSQLKQPNLLPFDLDSYKILTRFLDRKGARAEVLNLSRPEDAARF